The Ptychodera flava strain L36383 chromosome 14, AS_Pfla_20210202, whole genome shotgun sequence genome segment ATGACTCCCTAGGTAACTAGTGATCAATATAATATGCTCTTTGTGTCAACTAAGCTTTACTCTTAGTCTTGTACTGTGTCTTCCATTTATATAGCATctgatcaacaacaacaaaagcaactgttattataattataattgttGTTGCTGCTTTTATTTCACCAGCTTTACTATCTTGAAGTGTATCAACAGATTAACTTCTCCATCGACCACCTTCAATTTTTCCATACAATTCCACTTGCAAACAAGAGCCAAAAAATGTTAAATCTGTAGACCCAGTCTGCTTATGTATCTTTAGTACAAGCAACAAGGCCTGCACTGCCAGTGATAAGATAATAAAGGCATCATGCAGTGCAAATACTCCTGAAATAATGAATTTTGGATATGGTAATGAAATGCTTGACCATTTACCACCTGTGAGCAAAGGTTTATTTAGTCACTGAGTGAGTGAGTATCAAGTGGTTACGACCGGATAGCATATAGATGTTATCATGTAAGCTATATACACATgtgatatttttcttttctctgcAGGTTGTGGTGAATTTTCATTTAGGAAGCCCCAGAAAGTTGTATGCAGgttcatcaaatgaaaatccATGATGCTATCGGCAGTGAGAAGAGGACCGTTGGAAAGCATACGTCTGAACATTGGCGGAGTGTCCTCATGGAATATTGACCAATGCATGCCTAAGCTAACTAATAGGAGCTGCTATGGAACGTCAACTGTCAAGATCATCAGGATTGGGCCAAAGGCAGTGCAGGGGCTTGAGACCAGAAGGAGAATAATGAAAGTGGCAAAGAAAACGGATGCCAGTGTTGTGAATGAACACCTTGACCCTGTCACTAATGAAATTAATGAATTGAAGACAAAAAGCCTTGCAGTATTTCCAATGTTGCAGGCAGCTGACTTCAGGAAAGAGGACTGGAAATATATTTCAACTCACACTAAGAAGAGCAAAAGGTTCCCAAGTGTTACACACGTATTGAAAGAGACAATGCCTTTGAACAATTTCTTAATGTTGCTCAGATGGAAACAAAAGATGATTAGAGAAATGGGTGAAGAGGGCTTCATTAAATTCAATGATCGTAAGTAAAGACCAACAGTGGATTGGTTGTTTGTCCATCGAATGTTTTCTCAGTTCAATCTCTTGGAATATATTATTTTGATAAGTTAAgctgaatattttcatttggttCAAATAGATGATGAATATAATCAGTCATCTGTGAATGAATCTATCACATGTTGTACATCAAAGCAGGCAAATTAACCATCATAACAACCAAACATAACTGGACTGTTAGTCCCCTTGGACAAAATACAGGGAACTAAATATGAGTACATGCACTTATGACTTGTGTGTACTTGTGTTGCTTGTGTGTGGAGTCATTACTCAGACCAGCCCGAATCTTCAAATCTGGAGCAAGAACATGGTGTACATATATGAAAGCAAATATTGCCCAAATTTGCCACTTTGtcatgattttattcaaatttatatatGAATTTTATACATATGATATATGTACTGTACAAAATACATTCTTAAATGTGGAGGCTTTTAATTATTTGCAAACAATAGGAAAGGTGCATGAGAGAATAATGTTATATGTCGTCCTGATATTTGTCACTATTCATCTGTAGAAATGCTCAAAGAAGGCAGAGAATTACATAAATGCATTCAAATGTATTTAAGTGGTACTCCTCTGGATGACATTGATGTAGATGAAGAAAACCAAGGACACTGGAAGAGCTTATCACAAATCTTACCACAGATCACCGATGTCGTTGCAATAGAGAAGTACATACGGCATCCAATCCTCCAATATGCAGGATATCTAGATTGCTTAGCTATGTACAAGTGAGTGTTTTCAGAACCATGGTAGTCTGTGAAATGTGGTACCAGCAAACAAACTGCAAGCTTGCCACATATTGCTGATTAACGTATTTGATGTTGTTATTCCAAAAGTGTCTAATGTGATTACAACCACTGCAGTTCTCTTTCAGAACATGATTCTGTCCACTTGCCTGGTCTAAAACACTTAGCATGTGAAATAACTTACAGTATGGCAAAAAAGTATGTAAAGTACATGCTGAACATTGATGGGGGGTTTGACCTTCTctcctttttttttttggtaatgtaataataatattacaagAGGCAAATTCCAAATAATCTTTTAACTTTCTGAAGATATTGTGTAGCTGTGAACTTTAATATTCTTCTGTCTCCATAAAAAACAGGGGTAAATTGTGTGTGATAGATTGGAAGACATCCAAGAAACCAAAGCCAACACTGTCCAAATGTTATGATTCTCCTTTGCAAACTGCAGCCTATACTGGTGCTGTAAACTTTTGTAACCAGCTTGATGTTGAGGTAAGTTGATTACTCCATCAATTCAATGTCCTCAATGTGcatctttgaataaaattgacagTAAGTTTACAAGATATTTTAATTCTTTTTAGACAATAATGCACAAGAAAGAACTTTCTGAAATACTCTGCAGATGACGGTTGAAATAAAACTGCCAAACATGgcatgtattaaccctttgagcaccaaagtcaatttttgttgcctttataaaatataccctggtcaattttttttcagatttttgccaaagtctTGAtataaaactgtagccaattaaTTATAatgtccattttgttcaaaattatttttaaaaaaacagaaaaattcataaaaattggttaaatgttgcactaaatttttggtgggaaaaataacagcactcaaagggttaaatgaaattttcctaTCAAATGCTTTAATTTGTGCTATTTGTATATTCTTTATGTGTGTGATTTCTTCCTTGTGAAAACTCTTTCAGGTAGTGAATTCTTTACTTGTCATTGCATACAAGAATGGTCAAAAGGCAGATGTTCACTTCATGCCGGTGAAGTCGACCCAGTTTTACTGGGAAAAGTGGTTGAGAAGACTGTATACATATCAAttactgaaagtgaaagaagagGAAGCACTGACTGAGAGTGATGAAGACTGAAAACAGAACTCACAGAACCTGTAAGATATTTACTCAGGACTCAGTAAACACTAAAGATTTTCTATGCCAGTTGTTCATTGGTGCTTGAGGCTTGACTAAGTCAAGTTTTTTCTCGTGAATGAATAAGGGCATTCTGgattaagggagcgttcagtttttacggcctgggggggccggcaaaatcttgtcgccggtgttcaaaaaaatatagaccccccctgcattttttgtgaaaaaaagatgacccccctttgtcagacgaaaaaaattgatgacccccccctgaaaaataaccaaaacccatatgtcaaatttacccgcatggtttggatttgaactccggtacgcggcgcactttattcgatgccagtgcacaaacttctcagccacatccattgaaacgtctgttaattaggacgactgtaaggcaatttttaacttcatttccatagacaactcatgtccatggacattgtataaagtaaactttattggagtggttcgccaaaggcagccctccggttaagagggtcatgggccattacgtaaagtcaactttattctagtgggccaccaaaggtggcatgcctgtaaagagggtcgatcatggctattgcataaagtagactttactggacagggccgctgaaggcgcgcggccattaccattattcagtgcgtgatcccaggggtccctcaaaaatgtttctaatacaagccgcggcttcaattgggaattttacggtaagattgccgtggggtattacataaagtcaatttcttgtagtgggccgccgcaggcggcccgccggtaaagagggtcaatcatggccattgcatgaagtaaacctaattggagtgggccgccaaaggcgtctgcccgttaagagggtcatgggtaatacataatgtatattattgtagtgggccgccgaaggcggcccgccggtaaagagggtcgatcatggccatggcataaagtgaactttattgttggtattatgtttttgaaatgtggtgaccccccctttcctaccagtgaaaaagcgatgaccccccctttgcggattccaaaattatgatgaccccccccccctggattttgccggcccccccccccccccccccccgccgtaaaaactgaacggtacctaaggTTGTTAAGTTTATTCTAGTAAATCAATAAGGGcatttatttgattttcaaatgcgAAATTGGCCACGAttataaatgtttaaaaaacaGCAATAgacactgaaatgttgattgcATGTTACTCTGGCATTTTTAATTTAAACCATCATGAAGATGACACAGAgatgttatttttttatgtGAGTGCCTATTGAAATTTACCAGTACCCTAAGTTGTTGCTTGTAACCAGTCTCTTGTGTGGTTGTGTGTTACTCACAATACTGCCATGGTTTGTTTCACATTTAGCCCAAACTGCCGAAACTTCAGATCTTTTCTCCTGGAATATTCACAAACTTGACAAAGGGTCAAAAATGGGAAGTATTTTAACCATGATACTTTAAAACCTTGCTGCACAGAGATGtttttgttcacatgtgcaccaATGGTAAGTTTTTTCAGATTGCTTGATATCACTTGTACCACAAGTTATTTGACAGTTCCCAGAACTTTGATGTAGTTCATTTTATCCAGTAAAAGTTGCAGGTTGCTGCCAAGGCTACATATTGAGTTTATTCCGAATTGCTACACTGCCAGTAATCCTTGAGTGCTAATGTTGTGTGATAGATGTTTACAATAAGAATGTCCAAGTAGTGTGCAATACATTTTCACAGTAAGTAGTAAACAGCCTGGGAAATGTTACAGTATTGAGGACTATAACAAAACGTTTTATTGTGTACTTGCTTTGGTATACATTTATGTCTGAAACAGAAAATTGTTTCAAAGTCTGCAATAAAGTGGCATTGTGTAACATTATTGTAATTTATGCAAGAAATATGTAAAGTTGCCATAAAAAAGTGATTCTAAAGGGAATCAAAATAAAGTATACCAATATGTTTGAAGGTCATATGGTGTCTGCCAAGACCATTGTTAACTACTTTTGGTAAAAGCTATAAATAGGTTGAATAAAGTACTGTTCATTATTTGGAATAATGCACATCACATAAGTAGTATATTTGTTTATGCATTAATTCTGTGTATCTTTGCTATAATGTATAGGAAAATGACAGTCACTTGCGCATATAGTTAAAAATTGCGTACCAGTAGTCATTTTGCACAGAATAAGTTTTTCTCTAGCAACTGTTGTATCCAGTCTTGGCTGGTCATCGTAACTATGTTGAGAAGGAAACATGAAATTATGCAATTCATCTCTTGCTAAGTTCAGGGATTCTGTGAACAAAAGTTGTTATATTCTCAGTCAAATTTgataataaaataaaccatattgcaaaataaaaatccaATGGAGAACTTGCCCATATATGATTTTGTCAAATTGTGTTTGACTCAATGCAGATCTGTAAGGTATTCAGTCACCATCTTGGCCACATTTCTTCCACTAATGACTGAGCCTTCCATAGCACTGACAACACTTTCCATGGTATTGATATTGTACAAACCATTGGCCAACTTTATGCTTTGGTACTGAGAATCTTTTGTCAGAGGTCCCATGACAGGAAATGTGTATGGCCAGAAGTGGTCATAGACCTGGACAACACCTATAAAGATTTCATCTAAGAATGTTGTCATGTTGACATCGCTGAATATTTTGTAGATGTTGACCATCCCAGCAGTGTCTAAATACTGTATGGAAACCCAGGGTGTGGAGGCATTTGATGTTGTTAGGATAAACTCTGGCTCAGTCCAGCTTTCATTCTGCCCAAAGTGGCGTGGATTCACACGTGTGGCAGCCACTATTGTGACAAACCAGTTTACCCAGTTGCGAATGGGTTGACGTGTTGTTGGCTTGAAATTGATAAATTCTATTCCTGGAACAAGAAATCCAAAAGTTAAGACATATTGTGAGTGTAATGATAgacttttgttttgatgtttacatttttatccaGATTTACTTGAGTGTTGTCATTTCTCAAATAAAGAGATGACTGGACTCTGTCAACAGACTTCATTACATTTCTGTGTTTAGCCAGTTGCAGAAGGATTTTTCTAATTATCGATAACAGCATTCTGATCttgtcatttgtatattttttttcggTCTTTTTACTTCTTCTGACACTTTCTGTACTCTGCGAATCCATGGAATATCTAGTGAGATTAACGTCTAGTAAGGGGTCTTTTAACCTGCTCACCCCtcagttccctgtaaacaggtccacaatcacaatAGATAACAATAGCTTTGGGCCGAACCATAGTGATGAAAAGGTTAAAATGTAGTTGATATTTCATGATTATCTATGtgttcaatatatatattttgactATTTGTGTTTAATAGGTAGCTAAgtgtttgagcgaaagtttgcGCTGTTTGAGGCAGTTGAACTATAAATAGCAACAGCTTTCTTCTCAGTCTTTTAACCATCTTCTCTAAAGATGGGACAAGTATATAAAGGGTACCTGAAGTAGATAGTACCGAGCCCAAGTATGAACATTTGCAGGGTACACGCAAAATGATGGGATCCCTTGAATCCAGAAGGTATGTAAGCCAAGTACTTGCAGACAAGGAGTAAAGAATAAAACTACACTGTACTAGTGTGAAAGGACTAAAGACTGTCTTTTTCTCATTGAGAGATTGTGCTTATATCAAGTAGTGTGCGATGCTGACCTCTCTGTTAACTTGGCTTGTATTGGTCATGAATGCAAACATGATATTTTGGTCCATGGCAAGTTTCCATCAAACCACTCACCTGTCCACTCTAGAGGAGCTGCAATGACAACAGCATCTGCATGTACTGTTGCAGTTTTCCCAGTCTCTGTTCTGTAATCAACACTGTATGATTTGTCAGTATTCTGAGTGAGTGAAGTGACTATGGACTGGTACTGGGCGGTAGCTCCTGAAGCTGATAGGAGGGCCATTGGTAGCTTGCTGTTTCCGCCTTTCACTGAGTATGCTGAAAGATAAAGATATTTAGTCATCATAATGTCAAAAACGCTGTCTGAAGCAATATGCCATAAGAGTGTTGTGTCGTGATCAACACAGAATTCCATTCCTCACAGATTAAGCTGAAAACATTCTCTATCTTGCCAACACACTTGCTCATCATCTTTCATGAGAAGAAAACTGATGGAAAGTGCATCGAGACTCAGCAGTTGCGCCAATATCAAGAACGATAAAATACTTTGTGGTTGCAAGGGGAAAGCAGTTCAACCAGTCAGTCTCCAGTTGGTGATTTTAACCCAATGACTTCTTGTGTGATGAAGGTCACATTTTTCCTTGTTACACTGCATGTTCAAGTTGCGTGTGAAAGTTTTAGACTGTCACTCACTCACCTGTTTCTGCTGCACTTGTCAAAGTTACCAAGCATGAAAAAGCGTGGGTACTGTCAAGTTGCTGGTGGTAGATATGTCGAATCATTGGGTCCATGCCAGCGAATTTCAGGTCAGATCGGATTCCCTTAAAGAAGTCCTTGCCACTTGCTGACACATAAGATGTTAGACTCCCTGTCTTCAGAAAATCAGGAATGGACAAGAAAGGTTTGTCTGTCAAATCAAATTCCAAGTAGTTGAGTTCAAGCCTGGTCAGGAAGGCACCCAGTTCAATAGCGACTTTGAGAGTTGAGAGTGTGTTGTTCTGCAGCAATTCTATGAGATCCCAAGATCTGTATCCATCCCATGATATCAGGGACCCTTTGTTCACTGTTGCCACATTTTGCAGGTTCACACCAGCGACTTCAACTGGAATCTGAAGTTCTTTAACAAGCTCTACCAGATACCTGCATTACAAGAATATTAAAGACTTGGAAACTTTTAGAAATTGATAAAGTAGTGATATGTGTGCATTTTAACAGTTTGGAATAAAAATTTGCACCAACATTAAATGTCCGATTTCACTTCCAAGTCCTGAATCAAAATAGAGTGGCCTGTCTGTTGTTAATGAAGTAGTATGGACACCAATCTGTCACATCTCTGATAGATTTGTCATTTAAAATAGAGAGGAGCTACCCTTTTCTTTAATTCTAAGAATATAGAATGCTCCATCGGGAACACAAATTGTGAGTACACATATCAATAAAGATACCAATGCACTCCTTGATTGTTGTCTAattatttgtctgtgatttgagGGATGAACTTGTCATTTGTTGTGACTTTACACgtcactttttttgcaaatatatcattattgtttttctacagaaaatgtGGATGCCGAAAAGTCTTCACAGACATTGTGTAAACTTACCTGTTTGATGTTGCCCATGCAGCAGCACCGACTTCAATCACTTTTCCGAAAACCTTGATTGTCTTGATTCTACCACCTGTTGATACCGGGGTGTATACAGTTACAAACAAACATTATGTCAACCATGGGTTTTGGCAATAGCTTGAACTTGGACTGAGAagtgacattagtagaaacagGCGTTCGCCTGTCATACAAAACAGCATAAAGACACATACCAGTTTAAATTATTTCCATGCGTTGGGTCAATAACCTTTGTGATAATAACCCTTCGGTCATGACCTTCGCAAATCGCTTCCCGCTACTTATAAGAAAAGCGATCCTTTGTTTTTATCGATTGCAACAATGAAGAAAGAAATTAGGGTTAGTACCGTGGAGTCTTGAAAGACTCACCTACATTTTCTGTCGATTCGAGCACAGTTATAGAAGCATTTGGGTATTGTTTACGGAGGTAGTATGAACAAGACGTGCCTCCAATCCCAGCTCCGATTATTACGATATGGCGATTGCGTGACGTCTCAATATGAAAATCCCTCTCGCTTTTACATATAACTGTTGCTATCACCAATAAGCTTATAATGGTGTACATGGAAAACTTTTCATATGAAGTAGATGCCGCAGTCATCGTTCTCTTGGTGGTACAGATGCGAAACCTGGTTGCGTCGAAACTTTGAGAACGTTACTTTAACCAGTTCCCCTGTAAGGTGATGACCTGGCGTACTCGCCAAGGACGACGCTCAGCACCGATGAAAGAAGGAAGGGGAAAATGAACTTTGACACGTATTGTAAGGTCAAAGCATTAAAAGTCAAAGGAGGAAATGCTGACCGATACTAAAGCTACCTTTTCATGCATGCCGACAGTGAGATTATATTGTACAGGTAGTATTACAGCTCACTAATGTCTTCCAATCAGATATTAAGCTTACCCTGCGAGAGAGGTCGTCGCGATACATGAGCGCCGTGGTGTAGAGACTCTCAGTCTTCAAAGTTAATACCGGTTTATTCTTTCATGTAGaagttacatttatttatttatttcacattaaagtGTTTTCCATTTACATACTCAAACAGGGGTAAAGACTCCTATAAGGTTGTAATCTGCCATGGGCTCCTACATAAAGTAATTATAATATTAAAGTTTACAACATGAaagtaagtaaataagtaaAATCAGGACAGGTAAACTGTTAAAACGGTGCCTACagataaaaaatatacaaaaacattattatatatattacatatcgACAAAGATATATACAGAAGAGCCCACTGATGATAACGGCTAGGCTGCTATACCAAACCTAATATCTAACAATATACTTTCGTAAATTaattacagtggaatttgatcgagtgtccgttttgccttgcagagctcgacaagtctacatgttccttatcattagaaaagtaaacatttgcaacaaattgagtatttggtgttagattacagcgcacgcggcgaacgtttcccagacactgtctcgtctacaataatgacagtcgtttcagcatgccactcatgcacagcaagcttgacaccgcactatagctatagcacatcatcaaagttttctttcagctacagctttgtgtactttgatttgggaaatataactcagacaaaactcactggcatatttttcgagtgtcggatctatatctcgaggaaagtcctcaacatcaaccggactgactctcggcgttttattacagtgaaacattgtattttttcagcaaggtaaagaatattttgaaggcagagagatatcatcgtcccctccatgctaacccgttgccgtgtatgatgccgtccgggaaattaagtgccaaaatacggtgaattatttcagaaacactttgtgtgttattcaatggcacaaaatgtaccgtgttgatgaattgcacttgcctgtgcaaaatcaacacttttcttcaagtctattttgtagctcagagaagtgtcaattcagAGAGAAGTGTCAActgagaaagtttcatttagctgagacaaaagagaaagcgggattaaagtttcatttaggagtgtttagcattttctggttgacaatatcagtgttgtatcgtgtcaaacttgttgatagagtagactgcactcgcaatgctacagactgcatgctgaaggaactgttgtcgtgattgctgacatcgagaggagaagaaagtttttttcaaagaatttttttttaaagaatttacttgtttcttcataaagttcccaatttaaagtaaacacctaaaagaaaactgatggtgtgcatgtagtgcagtgttatgcttgttgtcagtgacatgctgaaacgactgcagtgatcgtgatgagacagtgtatgggagacgtttgccgcgcgctgtaatctaacaccaaccaaagacgaagactcaatttgttgcaaatgtttacttttctaatgataagcaacatgtagactcgtcgagctctgcaaggcaaaccggacactcaatcaaattccactgtataaATGTTTCCAATTCACACATAACTGTTCGAATTCATGGTGTCGGCTTACGTAAAATGCATTGATGGCTTACATAAAATATATCAGCCTTTGTAGggattaatatgtaaatttatgaaagTCCTGGAGGTGTGAATCATCTCCCCTACAACAGCataggcaataatatatagagATTCAAGCACATGCGTTAAATATAGGAGTGAGCCTAGCGGAGTGAACGATGCTACAGTCAATGTACGTCTTATAACAAGGTATATACCACAGGGAGCATAGTACATTGTAGTATAAATCTAGATCTTGCTGTTgctgtttatgtttatgttgaCATTAGCTAATAAGATTGAAGAGCTAATAAGATTGCAGGgttcgaaattagcggtagtcccgcgtccacagactaccaacttttctctggtgttaccaaaatccatgaaatgttAGCctacacggactaccaaagcctgggacctgAAATACAGTCAGTATTTCAGGTATTTGGCATGCCATGTCTGGTCTGTCACTTTGGGAccagctaaatgcagtcaaacctagctggacacagaaatgccagactatgactttgttatgcaaattgcgAAGATGACCGTGCGGCGGAACTTTGCAATAAAGTTTCATTATCTGAACTGCCGTACTTGATGACAGACACAGGAAATGATagccaatgaaaatgcatttttgttgcattttgatcataatatatcaatcacaattacacaGAAA includes the following:
- the LOC139149994 gene encoding prenylcysteine oxidase 1-like isoform X1 — protein: MTAASTSYEKFSMYTIISLLVIATVICKSERDFHIETSRNRHIVIIGAGIGGTSCSYYLRKQYPNASITVLESTENVGGRIKTIKVFGKVIEVGAAAWATSNRYLVELVKELQIPVEVAGVNLQNVATVNKGSLISWDGYRSWDLIELLQNNTLSTLKVAIELGAFLTRLELNYLEFDLTDKPFLSIPDFLKTGSLTSYVSASGKDFFKGIRSDLKFAGMDPMIRHIYHQQLDSTHAFSCLVTLTSAAETAYSVKGGNSKLPMALLSASGATAQYQSIVTSLTQNTDKSYSVDYRTETGKTATVHADAVVIAAPLEWTGIEFINFKPTTRQPIRNWVNWFVTIVAATRVNPRHFGQNESWTEPEFILTTSNASTPWVSIQYLDTAGMVNIYKIFSDVNMTTFLDEIFIGVVQVYDHFWPYTFPVMGPLTKDSQYQSIKLANGLYNINTMESVVSAMEGSVISGRNVAKMVTEYLTDLH
- the LOC139149994 gene encoding uncharacterized protein isoform X2, whose protein sequence is MTAASTSYEKFSMYTIISLLVIATVICKSERDFHIETSRNRHIVIIGAGIGGGRIKTIKVFGKVIEVGAAAWATSNRYLVELVKELQIPVEVAGVNLQNVATVNKGSLISWDGYRSWDLIELLQNNTLSTLKVAIELGAFLTRLELNYLEFDLTDKPFLSIPDFLKTGSLTSYVSASGKDFFKGIRSDLKFAGMDPMIRHIYHQQLDSTHAFSCLVTLTSAAETAYSVKGGNSKLPMALLSASGATAQYQSIVTSLTQNTDKSYSVDYRTETGKTATVHADAVVIAAPLEWTGIEFINFKPTTRQPIRNWVNWFVTIVAATRVNPRHFGQNESWTEPEFILTTSNASTPWVSIQYLDTAGMVNIYKIFSDVNMTTFLDEIFIGVVQVYDHFWPYTFPVMGPLTKDSQYQSIKLANGLYNINTMESVVSAMEGSVISGRNVAKMVTEYLTDLH
- the LOC139149996 gene encoding mitochondrial genome maintenance exonuclease 1-like, encoding MMLSAVRRGPLESIRLNIGGVSSWNIDQCMPKLTNRSCYGTSTVKIIRIGPKAVQGLETRRRIMKVAKKTDASVVNEHLDPVTNEINELKTKSLAVFPMLQAADFRKEDWKYISTHTKKSKRFPSVTHVLKETMPLNNFLMLLRWKQKMIREMGEEGFIKFNDQMLKEGRELHKCIQMYLSGTPLDDIDVDEENQGHWKSLSQILPQITDVVAIEKYIRHPILQYAGYLDCLAMYKGKLCVIDWKTSKKPKPTLSKCYDSPLQTAAYTGAVNFCNQLDVEVVNSLLVIAYKNGQKADVHFMPVKSTQFYWEKWLRRLYTYQLLKVKEEEALTESDED